In a genomic window of Methanomassiliicoccus sp.:
- a CDS encoding glycosyltransferase has product MGSVTILSTIRNIEKTATPFIRSIINQTYSDYEILLIDACSTDNTLSLLDEELSNCSIPYKIIELESNQPQALNYPISNSLIESDYVALIDGDCIANPDWLSSLVKTIKKTGSDAVGGPGFTPTNASFLQKIIGVDLDARFKLTSEGVVNRHPNMNLLVKREVLEKIPFDETMDVAYDTDFGYRATSIGFQIYFTNKPVVYHHHRSTLKSYCKQQIKSAEFAFHLYLKGKASKKGDNVNPWWMLYQLPIFLLTTISLMLSFHPILFIVPLMCLAVLTSLFLFGALESYKITKKKLAFLLPALFIARNLLWVVGLRQALIKNIHSKIKGDAPPPKRRAREQL; this is encoded by the coding sequence TTGGGAAGCGTAACAATACTTTCAACAATTCGAAATATCGAAAAAACGGCAACTCCATTTATTCGTTCAATAATAAACCAAACGTATTCAGATTATGAAATACTATTGATAGATGCCTGTTCAACAGATAATACTCTGTCTCTATTAGATGAAGAATTGTCAAATTGCTCAATACCGTACAAAATTATTGAATTGGAATCAAACCAACCACAGGCCTTAAATTATCCGATTTCAAACTCATTAATCGAAAGTGATTATGTTGCCTTAATAGATGGGGATTGCATTGCTAATCCTGATTGGTTATCCTCGCTTGTAAAAACAATAAAGAAAACCGGTAGTGACGCTGTGGGGGGACCAGGTTTCACTCCAACAAACGCATCCTTTCTGCAAAAAATCATTGGAGTGGATCTTGATGCAAGATTTAAATTGACGTCCGAAGGCGTTGTTAATCGCCATCCAAACATGAACCTACTTGTAAAGCGGGAAGTTTTAGAAAAAATCCCTTTTGATGAAACGATGGATGTTGCATATGATACTGATTTTGGATATAGGGCGACATCAATAGGATTTCAAATATATTTCACAAACAAACCAGTGGTCTATCATCACCATCGTTCGACTCTTAAATCATATTGTAAGCAACAAATTAAGTCCGCGGAATTTGCTTTCCATTTGTATCTAAAAGGAAAAGCTTCGAAAAAAGGAGACAATGTTAATCCCTGGTGGATGCTATATCAGTTGCCGATATTCCTATTAACGACTATATCCTTAATGCTCTCATTCCATCCAATATTGTTTATTGTCCCACTTATGTGCCTTGCAGTATTAACTTCTTTATTCCTATTTGGTGCATTAGAATCATATAAAATTACAAAAAAGAAGTTAGCTTTCTTATTGCCCGCATTATTTATTGCCAGAAATTTGTTGTGGGTAGTTGGATTGAGGCAGGCTTTAATAAAAAATATTCATTCAAAAATTAAGGGTGATGCGCCTCCCCCGAAAAGAAGAGCAAGGGAGCAATTATAG
- a CDS encoding glycosyltransferase produces the protein MSHIKSSLILTVKNEELTIGDFFNSLSHQTRQPDEIIIVDGGSTDKTCEILNSLMSENNKIRLIVQPGANIAKGRNIAIQNAANEIIAVTDGGCQLDENWLKNMLTPFENDPTIDVVSGWYIPDARNEFERCIAALTVPQVNKVLKIKDKFLPSSRSVAFKKECWKTVGGYPEWLNTAEDTLYDLNLMNSNYKFTFKKDAIVKWRMRTTLKGLFKQYYNYSKGDSEAKLFIKTYLIFYLIYLSGFTMLIVGYFIPTIWVTLVALTIIYLLIPTVNVLKRSKSIKSIFITPVLVVVIDMAKIFGYYAGKI, from the coding sequence ATGAGCCATATAAAGAGTTCATTGATACTGACAGTGAAAAATGAGGAGTTAACAATTGGGGATTTTTTTAATTCCTTGTCACATCAAACAAGACAACCTGATGAAATAATCATTGTTGATGGCGGCTCCACAGATAAAACATGTGAAATACTCAACTCCTTGATGTCTGAAAATAATAAAATTCGATTGATTGTTCAACCAGGAGCAAATATTGCGAAAGGCAGAAATATCGCAATACAAAACGCGGCGAATGAGATAATTGCAGTAACCGACGGGGGATGCCAGTTAGATGAGAATTGGTTAAAGAATATGCTCACTCCGTTTGAAAACGATCCAACCATTGATGTTGTTTCTGGATGGTACATACCTGATGCAAGAAACGAATTTGAAAGATGTATTGCGGCTTTAACTGTTCCTCAGGTAAACAAAGTATTGAAAATAAAAGATAAATTCCTTCCATCGAGCAGATCTGTTGCGTTTAAAAAAGAATGCTGGAAAACAGTTGGGGGATATCCTGAATGGCTAAATACGGCCGAGGATACCTTATATGATTTAAATCTTATGAATTCGAATTATAAATTTACGTTTAAAAAAGATGCTATTGTGAAATGGCGTATGCGAACAACGTTAAAAGGCCTATTTAAACAATATTATAACTATTCAAAGGGAGATAGTGAAGCAAAATTATTCATTAAGACGTACCTAATATTTTATCTAATATACTTGTCTGGGTTCACAATGCTCATAGTAGGTTATTTCATTCCGACCATATGGGTGACGCTGGTTGCTCTTACAATAATATATCTCCTTATACCAACTGTAAATGTATTGAAGAGAAGTAAATCTATTAAAAGTATATTCATAACTCCCGTTCTAGTTGTAGTGATCGACATGGCTAAAATTTTTGGATACTATGCAGGAAAAATTTAA
- a CDS encoding glycosyltransferase — translation MTIVLVRGRENDSAVFRYFNSLHDRNIGALLVMWNRETSEKRVEKKYDIIDINIKSPTDTIAAIFFLPFWWLFEFFKLLKLKPSVIGAFDVDTAIPALLVSKIFRSKLTYIMLDYSPDCLPHGTPFFIKRFMEIIERFMLREADKIVIVDESRIDQIGGNDFIEKIHIVHNIPLNANKIQDTNNIRINNDDNINIFYAGILHETRGLVWLINSILKTKHVFLTVAGKGPLEGYVAEKALENPNKISYVGQIDHDEVMRYTMESDAIIGFYDPTIRNNKYASPNRFFEAMICSKPLITNKGTSIADIIERYNSGYLIDYGDENTLSELITQIFHNKGELLKRGDNAKHLINSKYSIEKENRVISDVFSYAADSRL, via the coding sequence ATGACCATTGTTCTAGTTAGAGGGAGAGAGAATGATTCTGCCGTCTTTAGATACTTTAATTCATTGCACGATAGAAATATTGGAGCTCTATTAGTGATGTGGAATAGAGAAACCAGCGAAAAGAGGGTAGAAAAAAAATATGATATAATAGATATAAATATCAAATCGCCTACTGACACAATTGCAGCAATATTTTTTCTCCCATTTTGGTGGTTATTTGAGTTCTTTAAACTATTGAAATTAAAACCTAGTGTCATTGGAGCATTTGACGTTGATACAGCGATTCCTGCACTACTAGTATCAAAAATTTTTAGAAGTAAATTGACATATATAATGTTAGATTATTCGCCAGATTGTTTACCGCATGGCACTCCATTTTTTATAAAAAGGTTTATGGAAATTATCGAAAGATTTATGCTTCGAGAAGCAGATAAAATTGTAATAGTTGATGAGTCAAGAATTGATCAAATAGGCGGTAATGACTTCATTGAAAAAATTCATATTGTTCATAACATACCCTTGAACGCCAATAAAATACAAGATACAAATAACATTAGAATAAATAATGATGATAATATCAATATATTTTATGCTGGCATTCTTCACGAAACAAGGGGATTAGTATGGTTAATCAATTCGATACTCAAGACAAAACATGTTTTTCTAACAGTAGCTGGCAAAGGACCATTAGAGGGATATGTGGCGGAAAAAGCATTAGAAAATCCCAATAAAATAAGTTATGTTGGGCAAATAGATCATGATGAAGTAATGAGATATACAATGGAATCAGACGCGATTATCGGGTTTTATGACCCCACAATACGGAACAATAAATATGCAAGCCCTAATCGATTTTTCGAAGCAATGATATGTTCAAAACCCCTTATAACAAATAAGGGGACATCGATCGCAGATATTATCGAACGTTATAATTCTGGATACCTTATAGACTATGGTGACGAAAATACTTTATCCGAACTAATAACACAGATTTTCCACAATAAAGGTGAGTTATTGAAAAGGGGTGACAATGCTAAACACTTAATAAATAGTAAATATTCAATTGAAAAAGAAAATAGGGTGATATCAGATGTATTTTCATATGCTGCCGATTCTAGGTTGTAA